The Quercus robur chromosome 7, dhQueRobu3.1, whole genome shotgun sequence genome has a segment encoding these proteins:
- the LOC126693216 gene encoding cytochrome P450 81Q32-like: MEHIVIYSFFSLLFLLAVAFKFLLQTRTKHKHLPPSPPSLPILGHLHLIKKPLHRAFEHLSQKYGNIFSLRFGSQLVIIVSSPSAVEECFTKNDIVLANRPRFLAGKLLSYNYTTMASASYGDHWRNLRRISALEIFSANRLNMFLGIREDEVKHLIRELSRNSCQGFAKVELKSMFSELTFNIIMRMVAGKRYYGYGEDVKVDDEEARQFREIMREVFKYGGASNPGEFVPLLRWIDHGGLEKSLTRLAKRTDSFWQALIDEKRSKEEQKGNTMIDHLLSLQKSQPEYYTDQIIKGLIMVLILAGTDTSSATLEWAMANLLNHPNVLKKVTVELDNQIGEDKLINELDISKLSYLQSIILETLRLYPTAPLLLPHMSSDDCTIQGYDVPHNTILLVNAWAIHRDPNVWDDAASFKPERFETNKADAYKLMPFGLGRRSCPGAGLAQRTMSLTLGSLIQCFEWERLGEKAIDMAESDGTTMPKAIALEANFKVRPVMNEVLSKFVDNV, from the exons aTGGAACACATTGTAATCTACTCATTCTTCTCTTTACTTTTCCTCCTTGCAGTAGCTTTCAAGTTCTTGCTccaaacaagaacaaaacacaaacacctcCCACCAAGCCCACCTTCTTTGCCAATTTTAGGTCATCTTCATCTCATTAAGAAACCTCTCCATCGTGCTTTTGAACACCTTTCACAAAAATATGGCAACATCTTCTCTCTTCGATTCGGGTCCCAGCTCGTAATCATTGTATCATCCCCATCCGCTGTTGAAGAATGCTTTACCAAGAACGACATTGTTTTAGCCAACCGTCCTCGCTTTCTAGCGGGAAAGCTTCTAAGCTACAACTACACAACCATGGCATCAGCCTCTTATGGAGACCATTGGCGCAACCTTCGCCGCATCAGTGCCTTAGAAATATTCTCAGCTAACCGCCTCAACATGTTCTTAGGCATTCGAGAGGATGAGGTCAAGCACTTGATACGAGAACTCTCACGCAACTCGTGCCAAGGTTTTGCTAAGGTAGAGTTGAAATCGATGTTCTCAGAGCTGACATTTAACATAATAATGAGAATGGTGGCAGGGAAGAGGTACTATGGGTACGGTGAGGACGTGAAGGTGGACGACGAAGAAGCGAGGCAGTTTAGGGAGATAATGCGGGAGGTTTTCAAGTATGGAGGAGCGTCGAATCCAGGAGAGTTTGTGCCATTGTTGCGTTGGATTGATCATGGGGGTTTGGAGAAGAGTTTGACGAGACTTGCCAAGAGGACAGACTCATTCTGGCAAGCCCTTATTGATGAGAAGAGGAGTAAGGAGGAGCAGAAGGGAAACACTATGATTGATCATCTGCTTTCTTTGCAAAAATCACAGCCAGAATATTACACGGACCAAATTATCAAAGGACTGATAATG GTTTTGATACTTGCAGGGACTGACACATCATCAGCAACATTAGAATGGGCAATGGCCAATCTTCTCAACCATCCAAATGTATTGAAGAAGGTTACAGTTGAATTAGACAACCAAATTGGAGAAGACAAATTGATCAATGAATTGGACATCTCTAAATTATCCTATCTTCAAAGTATTATCTTAGAGACCCTTCGATTGTATCCAACAGCCCCATTGCTCCTACCTCACATGTCTTCAGATGATTGTACCATCCAAGGATATGATGTTCCACATAACACAATATTATTGGTTAATGCATGGGCCATTCATAGAGACCCTAATGTGTGGGATGATGCAGCTAGTTTTAAGCCTGAAAGGTTTGAAACTAACAAGGCTGACGCATACAAGTTAATGCCATTTGGACTAGGGAGGAGATCTTGTCCTGGGGCAGGCCTTGCACAACGAACTATGAGTTTAACTTTGGGATCATTGATTCAATGCTTTGAGTGGGAGAGGCTGGGTGAGAAAGCGATTGACATGGCTGAAAGTGACGGGACAACTATGCCCAAAGCCATAGCATTGGAGGCCAACTTTAAAGTGCGCCCAGTTATGAATGAGGTTCTTTCTAAGTTTGTGGATAATGTTTAA
- the LOC126691293 gene encoding (+)-piperitol/(+)-sesamin synthase CYP81Q2-like, translating to MRMVAGKRYYGEDVKDVEEAREFRELVSEVIKMSGASNPGEFVAVLRWIDYGGLEKKLKGFAKRTDVFMQGLIDEARNKDEEGEKTMINHLLSLQKSQLEYYTDQIIKGLMLVLILARTEMLAVTLEWAMSNLINHPDVLKKARVELDTQIEQDKWIDEQDVPKLHYLQCIISKTSRLYPLGPLLVPHSSSNDCTIEGYDIPRDTMLLVIAWVIHRDPKLWEDTTSFKLERFEIGEVDPHKLMPFGLRRRPCPGVGLAQRTMSLTLGLLIQCFEWERVTKEKVDMAEGDGITMPKVVPLEAMCKACPLMHKVLSESMHDV from the exons ATGAGAATGGTGGCAGGGAAGAGGTACTATGGGGAAGATGTGAAAGACGTGGAAGAAGCAAGGGAATTCAGGGAGCTAGTGAGTGAGGTAATAAAGATGTCCGGGGCATCGAATCCAGGAGAATTTGTGGCGGTTTTGAGGTGGATTGATTATGGGGGTTTGGAGAAGAAGTTGAAGGGATTTGCCAAGAGAACAGATGTGTTCATGCAAGGACTAATTGACGAGGCTAGGAATAAGGACGAGGAAGGGGAAAAAACCATGATCAATCATCTGCTTTCTTTGCAAAAATCACAACTGGAATACTACACCGACCAAATTATCAAAGGGCTTATGTTG gtcttgatacttgcaagAACTGAAATGTTAGCAGTGACATTAGAATGGGCAATGTCTAATTTGATTAATCATCCCGATGTGTTGAAGAAGGCTAGAGTAGAGTTGGACACTCAAATTGAGCAAGATAAATGGATAGACGAACAAGATGTTCCCAAATTACACTACCTCCAATGTATCATCTCAAAGACATCTCGATTGTACCCTCTTGGCCCTTTGTTAGTACCTCATTCGTCTTCTAATGATTGTACTATCGAAGGATATGATATACCACGTGACACAATGTTATTGGTCATTGCATGGGTCATACATAGAGATCCTAAGTTGTGGGAAGATACTACTAGTTTTAAACTCGAGAGGTTTGAAATTGGTGAGGTTGACCCACATAAGTTAATGCCTTTTGGATTAAGGAGGAGGCCTTGTCCTGGGGTAGGCCTTGCCCAACGTACAATGAGCTTGACTTTGGGGTTGTTGATTCAATGCTTTGAGTGGGAAAGGGTTACTAAAGAAAAAGTTGACATGGCTGAAGGTGATGGAATCACCATGCCAAAAGTCGTCCCATTGGAAGCCATGTGTAAAGCGTGCCCTCTCATGCATAAGGTTCTTTCTGAATCTATGCATGATGTTTGA